The genomic window CGGCATCTGGTCCGTCGATGTGGCGCGCAAGTTCGGATACCGCATCCCGCTCATGGCCAAGCGCGGGTATCACATGCATTACGAGCGCGATGGACGTGCGGTGCTCTCGCGGCCGGTCGTCGACATCGAGAACGGCTATGTGGTCGCGCCTATGCGGCGTGGCCTGCGTCTGACTACCGGCGTCGAGCTTGCCAGCCGCAACAGGCCGCCGAGCCCGGTGCAACTGGAGCGCGCCGAGCGGATCGCGCGGCCGGCATTCGGCCTCGGCGCGCGGATCGATGCGTCGCCGTGGCTCGGGCTGCGGCCCTGCACGCCGGACATGCGCCCGGTGATCGGCGCAGCGGAGCGCCATGCCGGGCTTTGGTTCGCGTTCGGGCACGCGCATCATGGACTGACGCTGGGTCCGGTGACGGGAAGACTCATCGCCGAGTTGATGAACGGGGAAGCGGGCTTCACCGATCCGAATCCTTATCGGCCGGGACGGTTCTAGGCAGACTTTCATCTGGCGCGGCACCGGCTCACTACGCCAAGCGTTTCAAGCTCGCGCCTTACCGCTGCGAACACAATACAGCCCGAACCGCGCGACGATCGAGAGCATCGCAAGACCGATCGTGACGACGAGCATCGCGTGCTCGGTTCGTGTCGCGCGATCGGTGCGCTCGATCAGCAGTTCGGTTTCCGACTGACGCATCCGCGCAATCAGCGTGCGAATCCGGTCCATGCGTTCGAGGCCGACATCGCTCAGTATCATTGCGCGCGCCTGCGCTGGCCCTTGCTCCTTCAGCACGCTCAGCGTCCGTGCGAGTTCGGCAAGCTTGTCTCGCAACGCAAGCTCGAGAGCATCGGCGCGGGCAAGCTGCGCCGGGCTGTCGCGGACCAGCGTTTTCAGCTTCGCCGGCTGTGCGTGCAACGCGTCGATCGCCTTCA from Caballeronia insecticola includes these protein-coding regions:
- a CDS encoding CHASE3 domain-containing protein → MRASFDWRVVPLTALVIVAAATSYGYHRILLAQRDWIEHTYQVMSALETTLQSITDAETGQRGYILTINEAYLKPYLKAIDALHAQPAKLKTLVRDSPAQLARADALELALRDKLAELARTLSVLKEQGPAQARAMILSDVGLERMDRIRTLIARMRQSETELLIERTDRATRTEHAMLVVTIGLAMLSIVARFGLYCVRSGKARA